A single genomic interval of Actinomadura rubteroloni harbors:
- a CDS encoding MetQ/NlpA family ABC transporter substrate-binding protein yields the protein MLRKLTAALASAGLLFGLAACGGSADDDDTLTIGATSVPHAEILTYVKDHLAAKAGLKIEVKEFSEYEQLNPALASKQLDANYFQHKPYLEESNQKTGEHLVFVAGVHLEPLGVYSKKVGSLQELRRGATVSLPSDPTNEGRALRLLADNGLITLKPGAGQTATEKDVAGNPKAIRFRPTDAASLPRQLGDVDASVINGNYALEAGLNPAKDALVSEKAAGNPYVNGIVTRPEDKDDPKIKKLVALLTGPEVRTFIQDKYQGSVLPS from the coding sequence GTGCTCCGCAAGCTCACCGCCGCCCTCGCGTCCGCCGGGCTCCTGTTCGGCCTGGCCGCCTGCGGCGGATCGGCGGACGACGACGACACGCTCACGATCGGCGCCACGTCCGTCCCGCACGCCGAGATCCTCACCTACGTCAAGGACCACCTCGCCGCGAAGGCCGGCCTCAAGATCGAGGTCAAGGAGTTCAGCGAGTACGAGCAGCTCAACCCGGCGCTCGCGTCCAAGCAGCTCGACGCCAACTACTTCCAGCACAAGCCGTACCTGGAGGAGTCGAACCAGAAGACCGGCGAGCACCTGGTGTTCGTCGCGGGCGTCCACCTGGAACCGCTCGGCGTCTACTCCAAGAAGGTCGGGAGCCTCCAGGAGCTGCGGCGGGGCGCGACCGTCTCGCTGCCGAGCGACCCGACCAACGAGGGCCGCGCGCTGAGGCTGCTCGCCGACAACGGGCTGATCACGCTGAAGCCGGGCGCGGGGCAGACCGCGACGGAGAAGGACGTCGCGGGCAACCCGAAGGCGATCAGGTTCCGTCCGACCGACGCGGCGTCGCTGCCGCGCCAGCTCGGCGACGTGGACGCCTCGGTCATCAACGGCAACTACGCGCTGGAGGCCGGGCTGAACCCGGCCAAGGACGCGCTGGTCAGCGAGAAGGCCGCGGGCAACCCGTACGTCAACGGGATCGTCACCCGTCCCGAGGACAAGGACGACCCGAAGATCAAGAAGCTGGTCGCGCTGCTGACCGGCCCGGAGGTCCGCACGTTCATCCAGGACAAGTACCAGGGCTCGGTGCTGCCGTCCTGA
- a CDS encoding STM4015 family protein, with protein sequence MNHYDMRTEFAGQIVADFDSGRLPEHGDPAPVTPQEAADLAWRVSDEERFRDVWDAFLDQVDTSRVRALIFGAWGLPGDGEEDYPVPLLAEAADRFPALRSLFLGEIPPEMSEMSWIEQDDITPLLTAFPALERLEVRGGAGLRLEPVRHTALRTLRLESAGLPAGVVRAVAASDLPALEHLDLWLGTANQSGDATPADLAGLLDGARLPALRHLGLEDAEIADDLAAALASAPLVARLESLSLALGALSDRGAEALLTGQPLTHLRKLNLHYHYIGEVLAARLRAALPGTDVDLSRPRNPSVVGDREFRFIAVSE encoded by the coding sequence ATGAACCACTACGACATGCGCACGGAGTTCGCGGGACAGATCGTCGCCGACTTCGACTCCGGGCGGCTGCCCGAGCACGGCGACCCCGCGCCCGTGACGCCGCAGGAGGCCGCCGACCTGGCCTGGCGCGTGTCCGACGAGGAACGTTTCCGGGACGTCTGGGACGCCTTCCTCGACCAGGTCGACACGTCCCGCGTCCGGGCGCTGATCTTCGGCGCGTGGGGGCTGCCCGGCGACGGCGAGGAGGACTACCCCGTCCCGCTGCTGGCCGAAGCCGCCGACCGGTTCCCGGCGCTGCGGTCGCTGTTCCTCGGCGAAATTCCGCCCGAGATGAGCGAGATGTCGTGGATCGAGCAGGACGACATCACGCCGCTGCTCACCGCGTTCCCCGCGCTGGAGCGCCTGGAGGTGCGCGGCGGGGCCGGGCTGCGCCTCGAACCCGTCCGGCACACCGCGCTGCGGACGCTGCGCCTGGAGAGCGCCGGACTGCCCGCCGGGGTCGTCCGGGCGGTCGCCGCGTCCGACCTGCCCGCCCTGGAGCACCTGGACCTGTGGCTCGGCACCGCGAACCAGAGCGGCGACGCCACGCCCGCCGACCTCGCCGGCCTGCTGGACGGCGCACGCCTGCCCGCTCTGCGCCACCTCGGCCTGGAGGACGCCGAGATCGCCGACGACCTGGCGGCGGCTCTGGCGAGCGCCCCGCTCGTGGCCCGCCTGGAGTCCCTGAGCCTCGCCCTCGGCGCCCTGTCCGACCGCGGCGCCGAGGCGCTGCTCACCGGCCAGCCCCTGACCCACCTGCGGAAACTCAACCTGCACTACCACTACATCGGCGAAGTCCTGGCCGCCCGGCTCCGCGCCGCGCTGCCCGGCACCGACGTGGACCTGAGCCGCCCCCGGAACCCGTCCGTCGTCGGCGACCGCGAGTTCCGCTTCATCGCCGTGTCCGAATAG